Below is a genomic region from Borreliella mayonii.
TTTTGTAAATTAGATTATTTTTAACTGCACCCATATTTATCTTTTGTAATATTAAATTTATTTAAATTCTTTTTAAAAATACTCAAAGTTGTGTACATATAAATATTTTATTATTCCTAATTCCAAATTTATTTATATATTATCATTTTATACAGATTTTATCAATAGTTTGTGAACTATTTAATACTTTTTTTATTTTAAATAAATAATCAATTAATATTGATTATTTTAAGATTATATTTTAATATAATCTTAATTCTAAAAAAGGAGAATAAATAATGACAAAATTAATGTACGCTATATTTTTAAGTGCAATATTATTTGTTGCTTGCGAAACTACAAGAATTTCAGATGAGATGGAAGAAAATACTAGTAGTGAAGGTTCAAAAGTTACAGCTCCAATGTCAGACAAAAATATGAAACCAATGAAACATCCTATGATGAAGCCAATGAAAAAGTAATAAGGTTTACTTTTAGATAATTTAAATACAACACTAATAACTATTTAAAAAACTTTTTTGATAAATTTTATTAAAAAAGTTTTTAATTTTCAATAATATTAAAATTAAATATAAAAAAGGGGAGAGAGGCTTTAAACCCCTTTCCCCTTTTAAACTTAAAACCAATATTACTGAATTGGAGCAAGAATGCTAGCAGTTGTGTTTACTAAATTCAAAATTGTGTCGTGAATGTCTGCAAATTGAGCTCTTGAATTTTTTAATCTTAAAGTATCATTTAATTTTGAAACATTAGTTTGTAAGTCGGGATTAGCGTTGTACTCATTAATAAGGTCATCTGTGTCTTTTAGCCATTTTTCTTTAAGTGTTGTAAGTTTTTCAAAGTTGTAGTAGAGTGTTTTTAAATTAGGTTTGTTTAGCTGTTGTAGCTTGTCTTTTACATTTAGTATTTTTGCACTGATTTCTTCCATTGCTAATTGAATGCTAAATCCTCTGTTTACAAGGGTTTCTTTAACTAAGTTTCTGTAGTTTGAGTCTTTGCTGAGTTTTGATAAAATTTTTCCAAGATCTAAAATTTTTCCTTCGTTGAAGTTTAAAGATGTGTAAAGCATTCTTCTTTCACTTGTATATTCGTTTTCGTCAAAATGTACAGTTGAGTTTGCATTGAAAAATATTTTGCTAAATATTTCTGCTTTCATCCCAAATTGATCATCAGGTTCGCCCTTGTAAGAATCAATCTCGCCTATTTGAATAATATTCTCAGATCTATCTGATATTTTTTGTATTAGCTCTGCAACCTCAGGATCTAATATTTGTTTTGGAGCATTATTAGCACCAGCATTAGGATTGGCATTATTCTGTTGATGAAAAGCTGCTGAATTTGGTTTGTTTTTAATCTTGCTAGCTGCGATTTTTGGTGGATTTTTTAAAGTATTAATGGCAACAAGCAGATTGTCTATTTTTGATTTACCATTTTTAGATACTTTTTTAATTTTTGATGAATTATTTTCGTTTTTTGTTATTTTTGTCTTTTCTTTTTTGTGCTGTTTATTTTCATGATTATCTTTGACCTCTAACGAGCAAGAAAGCAAAATTAACACAGTTAATGTATGCAATAAAAATATTGCGATTAATTTATTATTTTTCAAAATGTTATCCTTCAATAAAAATTTTAAGTAATTTGCATTAATTAATAATTTTAATTACCCAATTAATAACTTTAATTCAAAATTGTTATTGTACAAGAAGAATTCGAAAAAAAAGAGAGCAAAAGCTCTCTTTGGGTGCAAGGTTCTATTTTTTATTGATAATTTTTTAATTATTATTAAATTTAAATAATTCGTCTAAGTGAATTAATGTTTGCTCGGATTTCAAGCAAAGAGAAATCATCTTGTCTTTATATAGTTGATCGACGTGGTCGTTTAGCTTTTCTGTATTGTATTGTAGCTCTAAGGTAGCATTTGAACTTTTAATCAATGTTTCTATTGTGCTAAGCCATTCTTTTTTTATTAAGGTTAAATCAACAATTAAAGTATAAATTTCTTCTAAAGTATTTTTATTAAAAGTATTTTCTTTTAGCCTGTCCATGTTAATTGCTAAATCTTCAAGCGCAACCTCAAATCCTTGTTGAATTCGTATGCCCCCTGATATTTTTTTTATTGTATCATGGGCTTTTGGGTCTTTGTAAAGCTTGTTTACAATCTCTGCTAAATTGAAAATATCAGTAGTGTTATAGCTTAGTGATGAATAAAATTGTCTTCTCATTTTTTGAGATTCTTCAAGGTTTGAGTTCATTTTTTCTTTGAGCTTTGTGCCATTTTTGGGATCTGTTTTGTAAACATTGATTAGTTCAAACATGCTATTTTTTAATCCAAATTGGCTAGATATTTCTGTTTGAAGTTTTTCTTTTTTTATTATTGCCATTTCTCTTGCTAAAATCTCAAAGAGCTTGTCAATTAGACTCGTTTCTTTTTTATTTGAAACTTTTAATTCTTTTGTTGATCTTTGATGTTCTTGCGTTTTTGTATCTTTTTTTGTGTCTTTTTGAAGATTTAATTCATCGTATTTTGTTTCTGTAAAACTTGCCACTTTGCTCTTGTTGTCTTTATTGTTTAGATTGCAAGAAAAAAGTGCCATTATTCCCAATGTTATTAATATTGATAATTTTGTTTTATTCAAAATTTAGTCCTTTAATAAAAATTTTAATTAATTTTAATTATTTAAAATCAATACTTAATGATTTAAATTTAGTTCAAATTTGAAATTGAACAATAAAAAAAGAAGAGAACTGGTCTCCTCTTTTGATTAAATAGTTGTAAAATAGTTTATTTTCGTTTTTTTAAATAAACTATTTGAGTTCTGTTATTCTAATGTATGTGTCAAGAACAGATTGGCGAGCATTTTGCATGTTGTCTAGATATCTGTTTTGAATGTACTCTGCTAAAAAGTTTGAATCTCTTAAGTTTGAGTTAGCGTTTGCATCAGCAATAAGCGCATCAACTTGACTTGACCATTCTTTTCTTTCATCTAATATTTGATTTAGCTTTGATTTAAGATCTTTTAGCTTGTTTGTGAAATCAAAGCTGTTAATTTTAGTGTTTAAGTAATTCTGGTTAAAGATTTCAATTTTTTTATCTATTTCTTCTAGTGCAAGCTCAAAAGAAATTTGTATTCCAAGTCCTGATATTATTAATGATTTGATTAATCCGTGATTTTGATTCTCTTTGTAAAGAGTTTCCATTATTGATCCAAATTGTTCGATTTTGTGTTGATCAAAATCCATAATTGCATAGAATTTATTTCTTTCATTTTCTGCTTCTTGTGTGTTGGAGTTAAGCTGCGGTGCGTAACTTCTGTCGTAAACTTGCGCATTTGAAATAACATCTAGTAGATCAAATGCAGAATCTTTCATTTTAAATTGATCGTAAGTTTCTCTAAGTCCAAAGTTGTTTTGTGTTTTATTTCTCTCTTCAGAAATTGTTCTAATAAGCTCATTTTTTAATGTTTGCAATTTACTGATCCTGCCAGAAGATGTTTGCGTTTGTACAACGCTTGAATTTGGTTGACTAAAGTTGTAATTTAAGTTAAATGTTGGAAGTCCATTGCTTTTTGTGTTAAAAGTGTTTGTACTCTTAGGTGCATTTGTAACTGCTTGAATAGTTGATATTTGTTTTGGAGCTAGTGCAACTCTTGTTGCTGATGTTTGATTGTTTTTATTTGGTAGATTTGATAAATCTGCTTTAAAATTTAAAGCTTGTATTTGTGGATTTTGTGCTGCTTGTGGTTGATTTTGCAACCCTTTATTTGCTGCTGCTTTTGATTGTTTTTGCAGCTCTGCTGCTACTTTATCAGCTATTGGTAAATTTTGTTTATCATTTGAGCTTGTATCAACATTTGCTGTTTCTTGATTGTCTTTTACGCTATTAAGCATTCCTTTTACTTTGTTTTTATAATCTTCATTTAGATTAGCATCAATTGTACAGGAAAATAAAAACAACGTCATGAGTTTTACATGTAATAATGATTTAATTTTCAAAATATTATTCCTCGATTTCTTTTTAATGAATTTTAATAATCAAAATTAATTAAAAATTAAAATTAATTATTAATTATTAAAAACTTAGTTCAAATTGAAGAATAATCAATAAATATAAATATAAAAGAGCAAAAACTTTGCTCTTTTATATTTATATTTATTGATTATTCTTCAATTTCTATCATTAAATCGTAAATTTAGTCTGAGTCTGGCTTAATATATTTTTATATGTTGTTCTCAGATAAGCTTCTAATTTTTTAATATTGTTTTAAAGGTTTTTATTGTCATTGTAAGCGACAACATCTTTTCTTTTATTTTTTTTATAAAAATTGAAAGACATTTTTTTAGTTTGGATTTATTTGGATTTGGATTATGAGCGTAAAAAAAAAAGAGAAGAATTAACTTCTCTTTTTAAAAATATCAAGTGCAACATATTATTTTTCTTGTATTAGTAAAAGATGGGTTTTAAAGAATCAGAGTATTTGTAATATTTATTCACGTGTTCTGCTAGTATTCCTATATCATTTTTAATGTTTTGAGCATTTTGGCTGTAAGCTTCAAGAGTTTCGTTTAAGGTTTTTTTAAACCTTTCTTTTAGTTGTAAGTTAGATTTTGCTCGCATTAGCAACGATTCGGATTTTTCTTGGTCTAGATTGTCTACTCCATTTTGTATTGTTTCGAAATTATCATCTATTTTGAATTGAATGCTCCATGATAGATTAGCTAATCTTCCAGCTATGTATTGGTGTTCGGGATTATTTTTAAGTGTTTCAAGAATTTCTTTTAATGTCTCTATTTTTTCTTTTTTGTAATTTAAAGATGAATAAATTATTCTTTTCATTTTCATTTGTTGATTTTCCTCGATAATATCGTAGGGACCAACTTTAAAAGTGCCTAGGAAATCAAATTTTTCATCAACAATTTTAGCTATTTGTATATTTTCTTCTTTTCTTTGATCTTCTAGATTCTTGCCAATTACTTTTAATTCTTTTATTGTAGCTTCTAGAAGTTTCTGATTATAAGATCTTGGGTTTTCGGATTCATTTTCAAAATTTTGGGTATTTTTTTCCAGATTGGTGTTTTTTTTCGTATTGATGTTGTTTTTTGGCTTAATGTTTCCATTTGCTTTTGGATCAATTGGATTAGCAGTGCATGAAATGCAAATCAAAGCTAATATCGCTGTAATAATGTTAAGCCTAATTACATCTAGTTTAAATTTTGTCAAAATACTCTCCTTATAAATTAGAACTAATATTAATTAATTCTAATACAAAATAATAATATAACTATATTGCAACAATTGTCAAATAACAATATTATTATTTAATATTTAAATAATAATATTGTTATTTCTAGTTTAGATTTACTTGGATTTAGATTATGAGCGTAAAAAAAAGAGAAGTTAATTCTTCTCTTTCCCAAAATATCAAGTGCAATATATTATTTTTTGTTTAGATTATTTTGCCTTTAATTCATTTAATTTGTTTTGTTTAGATTCAGTACTGTGAGTAGAGTAATCAAATATTTGGTAATTTTTAGTTATGTGGCTTATTATGTAATCTTTCTTTACATTGTCTTTAATTTTTTTCATGTCTGAGTCAATAAAATGATATTCTTTAATTTTTGGGTGAACTTCGTTAACGGTTTTTTCCAAAGTTTCTTT
It encodes:
- a CDS encoding complement regulator-acquiring protein, which encodes MKNNKLIAIFLLHTLTVLILLSCSLEVKDNHENKQHKKEKTKITKNENNSSKIKKVSKNGKSKIDNLLVAINTLKNPPKIAASKIKNKPNSAAFHQQNNANPNAGANNAPKQILDPEVAELIQKISDRSENIIQIGEIDSYKGEPDDQFGMKAEIFSKIFFNANSTVHFDENEYTSERRMLYTSLNFNEGKILDLGKILSKLSKDSNYRNLVKETLVNRGFSIQLAMEEISAKILNVKDKLQQLNKPNLKTLYYNFEKLTTLKEKWLKDTDDLINEYNANPDLQTNVSKLNDTLRLKNSRAQFADIHDTILNLVNTTASILAPIQ
- a CDS encoding complement regulator-acquiring protein gives rise to the protein MNKTKLSILITLGIMALFSCNLNNKDNKSKVASFTETKYDELNLQKDTKKDTKTQEHQRSTKELKVSNKKETSLIDKLFEILAREMAIIKKEKLQTEISSQFGLKNSMFELINVYKTDPKNGTKLKEKMNSNLEESQKMRRQFYSSLSYNTTDIFNLAEIVNKLYKDPKAHDTIKKISGGIRIQQGFEVALEDLAINMDRLKENTFNKNTLEEIYTLIVDLTLIKKEWLSTIETLIKSSNATLELQYNTEKLNDHVDQLYKDKMISLCLKSEQTLIHLDELFKFNNN
- a CDS encoding complement regulator-acquiring protein; translation: MKIKSLLHVKLMTLFLFSCTIDANLNEDYKNKVKGMLNSVKDNQETANVDTSSNDKQNLPIADKVAAELQKQSKAAANKGLQNQPQAAQNPQIQALNFKADLSNLPNKNNQTSATRVALAPKQISTIQAVTNAPKSTNTFNTKSNGLPTFNLNYNFSQPNSSVVQTQTSSGRISKLQTLKNELIRTISEERNKTQNNFGLRETYDQFKMKDSAFDLLDVISNAQVYDRSYAPQLNSNTQEAENERNKFYAIMDFDQHKIEQFGSIMETLYKENQNHGLIKSLIISGLGIQISFELALEEIDKKIEIFNQNYLNTKINSFDFTNKLKDLKSKLNQILDERKEWSSQVDALIADANANSNLRDSNFLAEYIQNRYLDNMQNARQSVLDTYIRITELK
- a CDS encoding complement regulator-acquiring protein, which encodes MTKFKLDVIRLNIITAILALICISCTANPIDPKANGNIKPKNNINTKKNTNLEKNTQNFENESENPRSYNQKLLEATIKELKVIGKNLEDQRKEENIQIAKIVDEKFDFLGTFKVGPYDIIEENQQMKMKRIIYSSLNYKKEKIETLKEILETLKNNPEHQYIAGRLANLSWSIQFKIDDNFETIQNGVDNLDQEKSESLLMRAKSNLQLKERFKKTLNETLEAYSQNAQNIKNDIGILAEHVNKYYKYSDSLKPIFY
- a CDS encoding Lp6.6 family lipoprotein, whose product is MTKLMYAIFLSAILFVACETTRISDEMEENTSSEGSKVTAPMSDKNMKPMKHPMMKPMKK